The Brassica rapa cultivar Chiifu-401-42 chromosome A10, CAAS_Brap_v3.01, whole genome shotgun sequence genome segment GATGCCAAAGAAACGACGTTGAGGAGGACATCAGATCCAACTTACTTCCTACTGACGGGTTGAAAAGCGACTTGGACGAAATGCCTCTACCTGTAAATGGAAATCTTTCGTCCAATGGTAGTACTCAATCAGCTGGAACAAACTCTATCGAGGACGAAGCTTGGGATCTCTTGAGGCAGTCTATTGTTTACTACTGTGGTAGTCCTATTGGAACCATCGCTGCTAATGACCCCAACTCCACCAGTGTACTGAACTATGATCAGGTCTTCATTCGTGACTTCATACCTTCGGGGATTGCCTTTCTTCTTAAAGGAGAGTATGACATTGTCCGCAATTTTATCCTTTACACTCTCCAGTTACAGGTGACAGAATCTCTCTCTTGTGATAAAAGATTGTCATGTTGAAGCTATTTGGTTTTGTTATGAGTTGATGATGTAATGCTTATTGATGACCAGAGTTGGGAGAAAACCATGGATTGTCATAGTCCTGGTCAAGGATTGATGCCTGCTAGCTTCAAGGTGAAAACGGTTCCTCTTGATGGTGATGATTCAATGACAGAGGAAGTCTTAGATCCTGATTTTGGGGAAGCGGCAATTGGACGTGTTGCTCCGGTTGATTCTGGTAAGAGAAGCTAAGTTCTAATCTTTCAACCATGTGGAAAAGGATAATACAGATTTGTTCTGGTATCATGTTAACTTGATtatctttttttcatttgtttttggaACTCCAGGGCTGTGGTGGATTATATTACTGAGAGCATACGGAAAATGCACAGGCGATGTGTCCGTGCAGGAGAGAGTTGATGTGCAGACCGGAATCAAGATGATCTTAAAGCTCTGTCTCGCTGATGGTTTCGATATGTTCCCTACTTTACTAGTAACTGATGGGTCCTGCATGATAGACCGTCGAATGGGTATCCATGGTCACCCCCTGGAGATTCAGGTGTGTTACACTGTTAAATTCAATTTGAATCTGCCAGCCATTTGATTCTAACTTTACACTTTCAGGCACTGTTTTACTCAGCTTTGGTATGTGCACGTGAGATGCTTACACCAGAGGATGGATCAGATGATCTAATCCGAGCTCTCAACAACCGCCTTGTTGCGTTATCTTTCCACATCAGGGAATACTACTGGCTGGACATGAAAAAGATAAACGAAATTTACCGGTACCAGACAGAGGAGTACTCTTACAACGCGGTTAATAAGttcaacatctatccagatCAGATACCTTCGTGGTTAGTGGACTTTATGCCCAACAGAGGAGGTTATTTGATTGGAAACCTTCAGCCAGCTCACATGGATTTCAGATTCTTTTCCTTGGGGAACCTTTGGTCCATTGTGAGCAGCTTGGCTACTAATGACCAGTCACATGCGATTCTTGATTTCGTGGAAGCGAAATGGGCAGAACTTGTGGCAGACATGCCGTTTAAGATCTGTTACCCTGCAATGGAAGGTGAAGAATGGAGAATTATAACCGGAAGTGATCCAAAGAACACGTAAAGTTATCTCTTCCATATGATTTTCAATaacatgtttttatattttcatgttgAGCATATTTGGTTTTGGTTGCAGTCCTTGGTCTTATCACAATGGAGGTTCCTGGCCAACTTTGTTATGGCAGGTTTGTTCAGACTTTTCTCTTTTCCCTTTTAGATTCTGAGCTTATCATTTTGAGCTCATCAATGTGAACTTCCGAAGCTATATGGCGTTGGTTTTGAAATCTTGGTCCCTTGTTGGTGTTTTATCAGCTGACAGTAGCAAGCATCAAAATGGGTAGACCAGAGATTGCAGAGAAGGCGGTTGAGTTAGCTGAGAGACGGATTGCTATTGACAAATGGCCTGAGTACTACGACACCAAAAGGGCAAGATTCATTGGCAAACAGGCACGGCTTTACCAGACTTGGTCCATCGCAGGCTACCTCGTGGCCAAGCTCCTCTTGGCAAATCCATCTGCAGCAAAGTTCCTCACCAGTGAAGAGGATTCTGATTTGAGAAATGCCTTCTCTTGCATGATCAGCGCCAACCCGAGAAGGACACGAGGACGCAAGAAGACTCAACAACCGTTTATTGTATGAAAGCTCACAAATCTTTTTTTCAATGTGAGCCATTGACTATGTCCTCCTCCACTGTTCTGTCCCTTCCAACAGAATGATACAGAATTCTTGTGTAAATAGTTTCTCTTAGAAACTTGTCATAAAAGGGaatgatatttttatcataTGCTAAGTATAGTCAGTGCTTTGATTTTGTTGCGGTAGTCCAACAAAATTGGATACACATCTTTATTACCACTTGCGTTTCGTCCCATCGAACTAAATTCAAACTGACAAGGCCATGTGTTTGGCCTATGACATTTGGCTGGCTCATATCTGTGAGCTTTGCCCGTGGTAGATGCATGCATCTAAATTGTTAAGTTATTATATAGTTGTCTGACTTATGTCAGAAGCTATTCATAATGAGAGCCAAATTTGTCTTTATCTATTCAAAACAAAACTTTCAAGTGGATGTTTGTTACCATTCGAAACCTGAATGTTTACAACCGTCCCGCTCCGTACTGCagttaacaataacaaaaatttctacgattctgaatggtgactgcggtttgagcggtgcggaccaagcggttcaactgcggtgcggttctaacagttataaaaatatatagatatacagtatatgtaaagatttttgttacttttAACTGCGGGGCGAGGCGGGACTAGAGTCACTATTCGAAacctacatataccatatatctatatatttttataactgttaaaaccgcaccgcagttgaaccgcttgtcctGCACCGCTCAAATCGTAGTTACCATTCGGAACCTATCCGTTTTACAATAattgaaatattaataaaataatttcgaTAGCAAGTTGACAGACATAAAGTCGATAAACACAATGAGTGCAATTTGCCGGTAGGAGCTCAGAGTGTACTATTTGTCATTTATATGCAACAGTTTAAGGGTTTGATTTTTCTTCTCCTACCTTTgtatagatattattatattcGGATTCATTTTCTCGTAAGTGGGGCATGCTACCATGATACAAATTTAAGATGGTGGAAGAAAGACATCTAGCACGCGACAATGAAGTGTCATGGCTATCTCATCCTTCTTGGAATAGTTGATTAGTACATACAAGGCAACGCATATTCTATTAATATTTGTAGATCTCACTATAATATTTAATGAAGCCAGGAAATAGAATTCAGTTATAGTGACATATATAATCATATTCATACAATGCGTTgatatatataatgatattaCACAGGAGATTGATTCGAACTCCTTTCAATACTTCACAATACGATTTTACTAGTATTCAAGCACATAATTACTATAATTTACTGTTTAAGAACATAGGTGATGAGGCCAGGAATGTGTATGTTTGCGATATAATCGTCCCAGTTGATGGACTTGGGATCAAATTCGAACGATCCATCCATCTCTTTGatgttctcttttcttcttattCGCAGTCTTTCGGTATTTAAATCATCAAATCTGCACATAACAAGAATTTATAATGTTAAGGGCTTAGTTAAGCTGCGATTACGACATAAAGATATGATAGAAACTCATTTGTAGTATAGTTAATGATGTATTATTTGTTCTCCTTTCCTTATAAGAGCGATATTACTTGGTGTCTTTGGtgaaaatttatgaataaaatacATACATGCCCTTGAAGAGTAAGTAAGGCTCGTAAAGCTCAACTAGTCGCATAGCTAGCTTGAGTTTGCGGCTAAGGTCATTGTATTTATCTCCTTCACTCCATGGGTAAATGATATTAATCAACCGAAGTATCTGTAATGAAAAAgacaacaaaaaacaaaagagaaacaatgttgagaaaacaaattataaaatattaatatcttatactaaaattctttttaactaaaactcattaaatattaatattttaaactttatCGTATCCGTAGATTTCCAATAGATCTGAATTCGAATCCGCACTATACAAAATTTCCACAGCACGTAGCCATCGAAGctttcacattttctctctGGAGAATGGTTTACCACCGAATATTTAACTATACTATACATATGTTATCTAAATCAAAATGATTatcgatttttttattatatatacagaGTGGAGGTTAAAGTACCTGCAGAGGAAGCTTGTAACGAAGGGTCATGTAGAGGCTGAATTGAGCCATGGTGGGTAGAATCGTTCCTTTTGATACTATGATTGGTGAGCCGTTGCGAGCAACCAGAGGTTTTTTAGTGAAGTAACGAGCCGCGGTGTCATGGAGTTGTCCAAACGTGACCGGATTCTGAAAAGAAGAGCCGACATGGTATATGGTCTGGATCCCGGTTTCTCCAGAGTGAGCTGTTGCGGTTGCGATCATTGCGTTTACCACCATGTCCGCTGGTATCTGAAAATGATGTAGCACTTTCCATAAATTTGTTATAAGAGGATTATATGTATTTAACTTAAACAAGTAATATATGTGTTATTTAATATGCTATAAATTGAATTAGGTGTCGAGTCATGCTTAGATTTGTGCTTACAAGGTCAAAGACTGAGGTTGAATCCGCAAGAAAACACTTGAGCCTTCCTTTGCCATATGCAACAATCACACTATCTATTGTTCTGAACGTCAtagtaaaaattattaaatatgaaTCTTGAGTTAACACGTTATATATAACTCGTGACATActcatttgatttatattaaaaaaaaagaattatgatATTAACCGGTTCGCACCTCAATCCTTCGATCCAGCCAGGAAACGGCTCGGCGAGAGTACTAGTAATCATTGTTGGACGAATGATAACAAGTGGTAAATTTTCTCTAGAGCTTCCGATTAGCATCTCTCCCATTGCTTTGGTGAATACATATGTATTTGGCCATCCATGAAGCTTTGCCCTATATGAAAATTGTTTTGTTATAAGAATAACGTATGATGAAAGTAACATTTAATTAAGAACATTTAGGGTATGATTAGGCCGCATACCTTGTCATTCCAAGATCTTTCATCGACTGTGAGATCTCTTCTTCAGTACAATCTTGATGCTTTAGCTCTTTCAGTTTCTGTTTCATCAATTCGAATTCTACATTGATGTCTAGTTTCTTATCCCCGCTGAGACTCTCCCCCATCTTGAATGGTTTCTCCAGGAATAGTCCTTTGTTTTCTCCGCAGACATATGCTAAATTAACAAATGCAAATTAAGGTAAGCCAGGTTGGTAGTTGGTACATATATGATGGGGTTTTGTGAGAAATATTAAACTCACCGGTTGAGACATGGAGAAGCAATTGTCTTTTAACACACTTTTTGGCAAAGTTGAGAACATTGAGAGCTCCGAATGTATTGATGCCAAGACCGATATCGTATCTATAAAGTAGTCGTCAAGAATCACATGTTATAACTTTAACCattatataaagtatatatCACTTATACAACTTTTTGGGTCATACCTTTCATCGAAATTCGTTGTTGCTGCGATATTGATGATGATATCAATCTCATTCCACATCCGTTGTAAAAGATCAGGGTCTTT includes the following:
- the LOC103845537 gene encoding fatty acyl-CoA reductase 1, with product MESNCVQFLGDKTILITGAPGFLAKVLVEKILRLQPNVKKMYLLLRASDDKAAMQRLRSEVVEIDLFRVLRKDLGEENLDKLVHEKIVPVPGDISVHNLGLKDPDLLQRMWNEIDIIINIAATTNFDERYDIGLGINTFGALNVLNFAKKCVKRQLLLHVSTAYVCGENKGLFLEKPFKMGESLSGDKKLDINVEFELMKQKLKELKHQDCTEEEISQSMKDLGMTRAKLHGWPNTYVFTKAMGEMLIGSSRENLPLVIIRPTMITSTLAEPFPGWIEGLRTIDSVIVAYGKGRLKCFLADSTSVFDLIPADMVVNAMIATATAHSGETGIQTIYHVGSSFQNPVTFGQLHDTAARYFTKKPLVARNGSPIIVSKGTILPTMAQFSLYMTLRYKLPLQILRLINIIYPWSEGDKYNDLSRKLKLAMRLVELYEPYLLFKGIFDDLNTERLRIRRKENIKEMDGSFEFDPKSINWDDYIANIHIPGLITYVLKQ
- the LOC103845536 gene encoding alkaline/neutral invertase E, chloroplastic, coding for MAASETVLRLPLGSLFSSCHLPSFSLNSSPLLSFKPSSSRKRRGLRCTNTLARGDTFQSPDCVSKGKKLQSTRCRCQRNDVEEDIRSNLLPTDGLKSDLDEMPLPVNGNLSSNGSTQSAGTNSIEDEAWDLLRQSIVYYCGSPIGTIAANDPNSTSVLNYDQVFIRDFIPSGIAFLLKGEYDIVRNFILYTLQLQSWEKTMDCHSPGQGLMPASFKVKTVPLDGDDSMTEEVLDPDFGEAAIGRVAPVDSGLWWIILLRAYGKCTGDVSVQERVDVQTGIKMILKLCLADGFDMFPTLLVTDGSCMIDRRMGIHGHPLEIQALFYSALVCAREMLTPEDGSDDLIRALNNRLVALSFHIREYYWLDMKKINEIYRYQTEEYSYNAVNKFNIYPDQIPSWLVDFMPNRGGYLIGNLQPAHMDFRFFSLGNLWSIVSSLATNDQSHAILDFVEAKWAELVADMPFKICYPAMEGEEWRIITGSDPKNTPWSYHNGGSWPTLLWQLTVASIKMGRPEIAEKAVELAERRIAIDKWPEYYDTKRARFIGKQARLYQTWSIAGYLVAKLLLANPSAAKFLTSEEDSDLRNAFSCMISANPRRTRGRKKTQQPFIV